One Brassica napus cultivar Da-Ae chromosome C2, Da-Ae, whole genome shotgun sequence DNA window includes the following coding sequences:
- the LOC106378465 gene encoding uncharacterized protein LOC106378465: protein MASLHSLAAVSVIATKGTAVTSSCSSTLRPLSSLRFKPRELSIFPNHRKGKGGAIKAQSKEASLPPPTVGEGDALTSIKHLLLPVIDRNPYLSEGTRQAAATTTSLATKYGADITVVVIDEEKRESSSEHETQVSNIRWHLAEGGFEEFKLLERLGEGKKATAVIGEVADELGTELVVMSMEAIHSKFIDANLLAEFIPCPVLLLPL, encoded by the exons ATGGCATCTCTTCACTCCCTCGCCGCCGTTTCTGTAATCGCTACTAAAGGAACAGCAGTTACTTCgtcttgttcctcaactctacGCCCTCTTTCATCTCTACGATTTAAACCACGCGAGCTCTCTATATTCCCAAACCATCGCAAAGGCAAAG GGGGAGCAATAAAGGCGCAGTCGAAAGAAGCAAGTCTTCCTCCTCCTACTGTGGGAGAGGGAGATGCATTAACTAGTATCAAGCATCTTCTCCTGCCTGTGATTGATCGCAATCCTTATCTCTCTGAAGGCACCCGACAG GCTGCTGCTACAACAACTAGTTTGGCAACCAAGTATGGAGCTGATATCACTGTTGtag TCATAGACGAAGAAaaaagagagtcatcttcggaGCACGAGACTCAAGTATCCAACATCCGGTGGCATCTAGCAGAAG GTGGTTTCGAGGAGTTCAAGCTGTTGGAGAGGCTTGGGGAAGGGAAAAAGGCAACTGCCGTTATAGGAGAGGTGGCGGATGAGCTGGGGACGGAGCTGGTAGTGATGAGCATGGAAGCCATCCACTCCAAGTTCATCGACGCCAATTTGCTTGCTGAGTTCATCCCCTGCCCCGTCCTCCTCTTGCccttatga
- the LOC106379689 gene encoding protein PIN-LIKES 7: protein MGFLELLEVASMPIVQVLLISVLGAFLATDYCSLLSADTRRSVNKLVFVVFTPCIMFANLAQTVTLQDIISWWFMPINVGITFLVGGILGWLVVKLLNPKPQLHGLIIATCASGNMGNLMLILVPAICDEEGSPFGNRSVCRSIGLSYASFSMALGGFYIWTYSYQLVRSSATQFRALEAAGLVKSPNKEIDSDPRTLLLKPQQNQDLEIQVKEKVSTGTYIKDLLHQILEELFAPPTIGAILGFVFGATNWLRNLIIGENAPLRVIQDSVKLLGDGTIPCITLILGGNLIQGLRSSAVKTSVIVGVICVRYIILPVVGVGVVQLAWNLGYLPPDPLFRYVLMLQFTLPPAMNISTMAQLFDVAQDECSVIFLWTYLVASLALTVWSTIFLSILS, encoded by the exons atGGGTTTCTTAGAGTTATTGGAAGTGGCTTCGATGCCTATAGTCCAAGTTCTCCTAATCAGCGTCCTTGGTGCTTTCTTGGCAACCGATTACTGCTCTCTTCTCTCGGCTGATACCCGAAGATCCGTAAACAAG CTCGTCTTCGTGGTCTTCACCCCCTGCATCATGTTTGCCAATCTTGCCCAGACTGTCACATTGCAGGACATTATTTCATG GTGGTTCATGCCTATAAATGTTGGAATCACCTTTCTAGTAGGAGGTATTCTTGGATGGTTGGTTGTCAAGCTGCTCAACCCAAAACCTCAACTTCATGGTCTCATAATCGCGACATGTGCCTCAG gcaaTATGGGAAACCTTATGCTTATTCTGGTCCCTGCCATTTGTGATGAGGAAGGCAGTCCTTTTGGGAATCGAAGTGTCTGCAGATCCATTGGACTATCCTACGCATCTTTCTCTATGGCC CTCGGGGGTTTCTATATTTGGACATACAGTTACCAACTTGTGAGAAGCTCTGCTACGCAGTTCAGAGCTCTTGAAGCCGCCGGCTTGGTCAAGTCTCCCAACAAGGAAATCGACTCTGATCCCCGGACTCTTCTCCTGAAGCCGCAACAAAACCAAGACCTTGAAATCCAAGTGAAAGAAAAGGTGTCTACGGGGACATACATCAAGGACTTGCTCCATCAGATTCTTGAGGAACTCTTTGCTCCACCCACTATTGGTGCc ATTCTTGGTTTCGTCTTCGGAGCAACCAATTGGCTGAGGAATCTTATAATCGGGGAGAATGCCCCGTTACGAGTCATCCAAGATTCAGTGAAACTACTTGG GGACGGCACAATACCTTGCATCACACTCATACTTGGGGGCAACCTGATTCAGGGTCTGCGTTCCTCAGCCGTGAAAACGTCAGTGATTGTGGGAGTGATCTGTGTGAGGTATATCATCCTTCCCGTGGTGGGTGTAGGGGTGGTTCAATTAGCATGGAATTTAGGTTATCTTCCTCCGGACCCTCTCTTCCGATACGTTCTCATGCTTCAGTTCACACTGCCACCTGCCATGAATATCA GTACAATGGCACAGCTGTTCGACGTCGCTCAAGATGAGTGCTCGGTCATCTTTTTGTGGACCTATTTGGTTGCATCCTTAGCCCTCACTGTGTGGTCAACCATATTCCTCTCCATTCTCTCCTGA